A single region of the Changchengzhania lutea genome encodes:
- a CDS encoding CPBP family intramembrane glutamic endopeptidase, producing the protein MNKTLRNILAISIAILPINIIMIWYRLTQTENFSTTDMTVYPLIFGAGISLLILFLNKYLIRDTFKETFNSGKGTWYWDTLIGLGLTAIYFALFFLERATLYQWIPNENPPNTELINTMIDLANNPLLMIIWFGPVLWIGIALFEELSRVFLLKCLWNINDNKNWHIAAIFLASALIGVAHLYQGTAGIISIGLKSVIMGFYFYKYRRLLPLIVSHALYDGIQFAFFIIQFR; encoded by the coding sequence ATGAATAAAACATTACGAAATATTTTAGCAATCAGCATTGCAATTTTACCAATCAATATCATAATGATTTGGTATAGACTGACACAAACTGAAAATTTCTCGACAACTGATATGACAGTTTATCCTTTGATTTTTGGTGCTGGTATAAGCCTTCTGATTTTATTTCTTAATAAGTACTTGATAAGGGATACATTTAAAGAAACATTTAATTCTGGTAAAGGAACTTGGTATTGGGATACTTTAATAGGTTTAGGTTTAACTGCAATCTATTTTGCTTTGTTCTTTTTAGAAAGAGCAACGCTTTATCAATGGATACCCAATGAAAATCCGCCAAACACCGAATTGATTAATACAATGATTGATTTGGCAAATAATCCGTTGTTAATGATTATTTGGTTTGGACCTGTTTTATGGATTGGTATTGCACTTTTTGAAGAATTATCCAGAGTGTTTTTATTAAAATGCTTGTGGAATATTAATGACAACAAGAATTGGCATATTGCTGCAATATTTTTGGCTTCTGCACTAATTGGAGTAGCCCATTTATATCAAGGAACTGCTGGAATAATTTCTATAGGACTTAAAAGTGTCATTATGGGTTTTTACTTTTATAAATATCGCAGATTATTACCGTTAATAGTATCTCACGCCCTTTATGACGGCATACAGTTTGCTTTTTTTATAATTCAATTTAGATAA
- a CDS encoding heavy metal translocating P-type ATPase — translation MKKKKLNLRDIKPQSETEHHHDDGHDHNENKSGFKAYIPAIISFAMLIIGIALDYFDISFFKDWLRLGWYAVAYIPVGLPVVKEGWKSIKRGDVFTEFFLMSIATIGAFIIGEYPEGVAVMLFYAVGELFQNAAVNKAKGNIKALLDVRPKEANVFRNGDVISISPETVEIGEKIQIRVGEKIPLDGVLISEKASLNTAALTGESKPDTIIKGANVFAGSINLESVIEVEVTKEFKDSSIARILDLVQNATARKSKTELFIRQFARVYTPIVVFLAIGVTFLPYFFVDDYVFRDWLYRALIFLVISCPCALVISIPLGYFGGLGAASKNGILFKGASFLDAMTKINTLVMDKTGTVTKGVFKIKEIKAINWDEKEFMKYLMAIEEQSTHPIAKAILEYIAEGTDYEASEVSEIAGKGLKGIVNGKTVLVGNKALMTANNINVLEETETIVESIVLVSIDNAFAGYVVIADELKEDAKETITALHKVGIKNIMMLSGDKDSITQKIASELNIEKAKGGLLPEDKLNEVENLKQNPNNKIAFIGDGINDAPVLAVSNVGIAMGGLGSDVAIETADVIIQTDQPSKVVKAIKISRSTRKIVWQNIVLAFSVKVIVLILGAGGLATMWEAVFADVGVALLAILNAVRLQRMKWD, via the coding sequence ATGAAAAAAAAGAAATTAAATTTAAGAGATATTAAGCCTCAATCTGAAACAGAACATCATCACGATGATGGTCACGACCATAATGAAAACAAAAGTGGATTTAAGGCCTATATACCTGCAATTATAAGTTTTGCAATGCTCATTATTGGAATTGCTTTAGACTATTTCGATATATCCTTTTTCAAAGATTGGTTGCGTTTAGGGTGGTATGCTGTAGCATATATCCCTGTTGGACTTCCTGTTGTAAAAGAAGGTTGGAAAAGTATTAAAAGAGGCGATGTTTTTACAGAGTTCTTTTTAATGTCCATAGCAACCATTGGAGCCTTCATAATTGGCGAATATCCAGAAGGTGTTGCGGTCATGCTGTTTTATGCTGTTGGAGAGTTGTTTCAAAATGCAGCAGTCAATAAAGCGAAAGGTAATATTAAAGCATTGTTGGATGTGCGCCCCAAAGAAGCCAATGTTTTTAGAAACGGTGATGTTATAAGCATCAGTCCAGAAACTGTTGAAATTGGAGAAAAAATTCAAATTAGAGTTGGTGAAAAAATTCCATTGGATGGTGTTTTAATTTCCGAAAAGGCATCATTGAATACAGCAGCTTTAACAGGCGAGAGTAAACCAGATACGATTATAAAAGGAGCAAATGTTTTTGCAGGTAGTATTAATTTAGAAAGCGTCATTGAAGTTGAGGTTACCAAAGAATTTAAAGACAGTTCCATTGCCAGAATATTGGATTTGGTTCAAAACGCAACCGCTCGAAAATCAAAAACGGAGTTGTTTATTCGACAGTTTGCGCGCGTTTACACACCAATTGTGGTGTTTTTAGCAATAGGAGTTACGTTCTTGCCATACTTTTTTGTAGATGATTATGTGTTTAGGGATTGGCTGTATCGCGCCTTAATCTTCTTGGTGATTTCGTGTCCTTGTGCTTTGGTTATTTCTATTCCTTTGGGTTATTTCGGTGGTTTGGGTGCCGCTTCAAAAAATGGAATTTTATTTAAAGGCGCTTCGTTTTTGGATGCCATGACCAAAATAAATACGCTGGTTATGGATAAGACAGGTACAGTAACTAAAGGTGTTTTCAAGATTAAAGAAATTAAAGCTATCAATTGGGATGAAAAAGAATTTATGAAGTATCTCATGGCTATTGAAGAACAATCTACACATCCCATTGCCAAAGCCATCTTAGAGTATATAGCTGAAGGAACAGATTATGAGGCTTCCGAAGTATCCGAAATAGCAGGAAAAGGACTAAAAGGCATTGTGAATGGTAAAACTGTTTTAGTCGGTAATAAAGCCTTGATGACTGCTAATAATATAAATGTATTAGAGGAAACTGAAACGATTGTAGAGTCCATAGTATTAGTATCTATAGATAATGCATTTGCAGGCTATGTGGTTATTGCAGATGAATTAAAGGAGGATGCTAAAGAAACAATTACAGCACTACATAAGGTAGGGATTAAAAACATCATGATGCTCTCTGGTGACAAGGATTCCATAACACAAAAAATAGCTTCTGAATTGAATATTGAAAAAGCCAAAGGTGGTTTATTGCCAGAAGATAAATTAAATGAAGTTGAAAATTTAAAGCAAAATCCTAATAATAAGATAGCTTTTATTGGCGATGGTATTAATGATGCACCAGTGTTGGCAGTAAGTAATGTAGGCATTGCCATGGGAGGATTAGGAAGTGATGTTGCTATTGAAACCGCAGATGTTATCATTCAAACAGACCAACCTTCAAAAGTGGTAAAAGCCATTAAAATAAGTCGTTCCACCCGAAAAATTGTATGGCAAAATATAGTATTGGCATTCAGTGTAAAAGTGATTGTTCTAATTTTAGGAGCAGGTGGTTTGGCTACTATGTGGGAAGCTGTTTTTGCAGATGTAGGCGTCGCATTATTGGCCATATTGAATGCAGTTAGATTGCAGCGAATGAAATGGGATTGA
- a CDS encoding MlaE family ABC transporter permease, with the protein MSGFGNIRAQLKAFLVEIGELSYFTARFFNNVFKPPFELKELWRQCYNMGNRSLVLVGITGFIIGLVLTLQTRPTLMEFGAVSWMPSMVGISIVREIGPIITALVCAGRIGSGIGAELGSMRVTEQIDAMEVSGTNPFKYLVVTRALAVTLMLPLLVVVGDAIALFGSFLVESVKGNVSFVLYFNKVFDSLEFGDIVPATIKSFFFGLAIGLVGCFKGYYCKKGTAGVGKAANSAVVFSSLLLFIIDFMAVLVTDIFYGL; encoded by the coding sequence ATGTCAGGATTCGGTAATATACGTGCCCAATTAAAGGCCTTCTTAGTTGAAATTGGGGAGCTGTCCTACTTTACGGCACGTTTTTTTAACAATGTTTTCAAACCACCTTTTGAATTGAAGGAACTATGGCGCCAATGCTATAATATGGGAAATCGCTCCTTAGTACTGGTAGGCATTACAGGTTTTATAATTGGACTCGTACTGACCTTGCAAACCCGTCCAACCCTCATGGAATTTGGTGCCGTATCATGGATGCCGTCCATGGTCGGTATTTCTATCGTAAGGGAGATTGGCCCAATAATTACGGCCTTGGTCTGTGCTGGTAGAATTGGCTCCGGTATAGGTGCGGAACTGGGTTCTATGCGCGTAACAGAACAAATTGATGCTATGGAAGTGTCTGGAACCAACCCTTTCAAATATTTGGTGGTGACCCGGGCATTGGCGGTCACGTTAATGCTTCCGTTATTAGTGGTGGTAGGAGATGCGATTGCGTTATTTGGATCTTTTTTGGTTGAAAGCGTAAAAGGTAACGTCTCCTTTGTTCTCTATTTTAACAAGGTGTTCGATTCGTTGGAATTTGGTGACATTGTGCCTGCAACCATTAAATCATTTTTCTTTGGTCTGGCCATTGGCCTTGTGGGTTGTTTTAAGGGCTACTATTGTAAAAAAGGAACGGCTGGTGTTGGAAAGGCAGCAAACTCTGCGGTTGTTTTTTCATCATTGTTATTGTTTATTATCGATTTTATGGCTGTTTTGGTAACCGATATATTTTATGGTTTATGA
- a CDS encoding S41 family peptidase — translation MAKSERIEIFEQVWNTVNEHFYDPNFNGIDWEKKHMDYKAQIEACNNTDSLFSLLNIMLFELNSSHCGVGLISELNKTVSPYIFSNGEIGIDIRVIKNQIVVTKVLKNFSADIANINVGFIIERIESLTLSEIEKLVKFKPPFNDINRTFHLTSEVLRLIYGQSGTRVELVFLDEHNKSHSEILTRTERQNGISLGGGLPLAFLHSESYFISKDIAYLSFNAFNPANLDHVLSNLEKVEKSKGLIIDLRGNDGGSIEAMKLLLGRFVSERRKYGTYINRNEQNEDFIEPIGSKYQGKVAILIDEMSISGAENMAGIIQYFKIGKIIGNQTPGQMLWGNGYLINDSIALVIPIYKFEYPNGFNPENNGITPDIAIEMKREDLLKDKDTQLLKAIEYLNNN, via the coding sequence ATGGCAAAGAGCGAAAGAATTGAAATATTTGAACAGGTTTGGAATACTGTTAACGAGCATTTCTATGACCCAAATTTTAATGGAATTGACTGGGAGAAAAAGCATATGGATTACAAAGCCCAAATTGAAGCTTGTAATAACACCGACTCCCTTTTTTCATTACTAAATATAATGCTATTTGAACTTAATAGCTCTCATTGTGGTGTTGGGTTAATATCTGAATTAAACAAAACAGTGTCACCATATATATTTAGTAATGGTGAAATAGGAATTGATATCCGAGTTATTAAAAATCAAATAGTAGTTACAAAGGTATTAAAAAACTTTTCAGCAGACATTGCAAATATTAATGTAGGTTTCATTATTGAAAGAATTGAAAGTTTAACACTATCTGAAATCGAAAAGCTAGTAAAATTCAAACCACCGTTCAATGATATAAATAGAACATTTCATCTTACATCAGAAGTTTTAAGGCTAATCTATGGTCAATCAGGGACAAGGGTTGAACTAGTCTTTTTAGATGAACATAATAAATCCCATTCTGAAATATTAACACGAACAGAAAGACAAAACGGAATATCATTAGGTGGTGGATTGCCACTAGCCTTCTTGCATTCTGAAAGTTATTTTATTTCAAAGGATATTGCTTACCTATCATTTAATGCTTTTAATCCTGCCAATTTAGATCATGTATTAAGCAATTTAGAAAAAGTGGAGAAATCAAAGGGATTAATTATTGATTTAAGGGGAAATGACGGTGGTTCAATTGAAGCTATGAAATTATTGCTCGGTAGGTTTGTTTCAGAAAGGAGAAAATACGGAACTTATATCAATAGAAATGAACAAAATGAAGATTTTATAGAACCTATAGGCAGTAAGTATCAAGGCAAAGTTGCTATATTAATTGATGAAATGAGTATTTCGGGAGCAGAAAATATGGCAGGAATAATTCAATATTTTAAAATTGGGAAAATTATTGGAAATCAAACACCCGGTCAAATGTTGTGGGGAAACGGATATTTAATAAACGATAGTATTGCTTTAGTAATCCCAATTTACAAGTTTGAATATCCAAATGGGTTTAATCCAGAAAATAATGGAATTACACCTGATATCGCCATAGAAATGAAACGAGAAGATTTGTTAAAAGACAAGGACACACAACTATTAAAGGCAATAGAATATTTAAACAACAATTGA
- a CDS encoding carboxymuconolactone decarboxylase family protein, translating to MNNNPLQTFVEEAPEIQRAYAGFIQSLIADEGLDNKTKQLIYIGMKMIADDERAVKMHVPMAKNAGATRPEMKTTVLLGLSVIGMKAASKYLPLVLESFDEN from the coding sequence ATGAACAATAATCCATTACAAACATTTGTTGAAGAAGCGCCTGAAATTCAAAGAGCTTACGCAGGCTTTATTCAATCATTAATTGCAGACGAAGGTTTAGATAATAAAACCAAGCAATTGATATACATCGGAATGAAAATGATTGCAGATGATGAAAGAGCCGTCAAAATGCACGTGCCAATGGCGAAGAATGCAGGAGCAACAAGGCCAGAAATGAAAACAACGGTTCTTTTAGGTTTATCTGTAATTGGAATGAAAGCTGCATCAAAATATTTGCCATTGGTTTTAGAGAGTTTTGATGAAAATTAA
- a CDS encoding GerW family sporulation protein, translated as MDLHSEELLEKVTDFIKSETKTETVVGEPFELGLFKCVPVIKVGMGFGSGGGEGVETKAKARKGQGAGAGAGVGIEPIGFLVTKDQEISFIETGKAHGLSAAFEKVPDLIEKFVEKRSKSEMSA; from the coding sequence ATGGACTTACATTCTGAAGAATTATTAGAAAAAGTTACAGACTTTATAAAGTCTGAAACTAAAACCGAAACCGTCGTTGGTGAACCATTTGAATTAGGACTATTTAAATGTGTCCCAGTAATTAAAGTGGGCATGGGATTTGGCTCTGGTGGTGGCGAAGGTGTTGAAACCAAAGCAAAAGCTAGAAAAGGTCAGGGCGCTGGCGCTGGTGCTGGTGTTGGCATTGAGCCAATAGGCTTTTTGGTAACTAAAGATCAAGAGATTTCCTTTATTGAAACTGGCAAAGCACATGGCCTTTCTGCTGCTTTTGAAAAAGTACCAGATCTAATTGAAAAATTTGTTGAAAAAAGATCTAAGAGCGAAATGAGTGCTTAA
- a CDS encoding MlaD family protein, with amino-acid sequence MRDTGPQKLRLGLFVIIGTVLFIVGVYVIGQRQNMFKKTFAISAFFQNVNGLQKGNNVRYSGIGIGTIKEIAMVNDSTIKVDMAIEEFIVAHIKKNAIATIGSDGLVGNMIVNIVPGKGSSEAIGNGDIIESYSKLGADDILSTLSVGSENAAILTSDLLKITTAMIEGKGTLGVLLNDTIMAEGLKRSVNNLRVASRGATNAINGLNTIISSIKTNDGTVLGMLMNDTISGIKLRNIVGHLETSSIEIETVLANINTVVDDFSSSEGAYGYILKDTSLVNNLKSAIKNINEGTDRFNQNMEALKHNFLTRGYFRKLERQEKREMKKGENQKIH; translated from the coding sequence ATGAGAGATACAGGCCCACAAAAATTACGGTTAGGACTCTTTGTCATCATAGGCACGGTTTTGTTTATTGTGGGTGTTTATGTAATTGGGCAGCGGCAAAACATGTTCAAAAAAACATTTGCAATAAGTGCTTTTTTTCAAAATGTAAATGGCTTGCAAAAAGGGAACAATGTACGCTACTCGGGAATTGGCATCGGGACAATTAAAGAGATCGCCATGGTTAATGACTCTACAATCAAGGTAGACATGGCCATTGAAGAATTTATTGTGGCCCACATTAAAAAGAATGCCATTGCTACGATTGGCTCAGACGGGTTGGTCGGTAACATGATTGTCAATATCGTTCCGGGCAAGGGGAGCTCTGAAGCCATTGGCAATGGCGATATTATTGAATCTTATAGCAAATTGGGAGCAGATGATATTTTGAGCACCTTAAGTGTGGGTTCTGAAAATGCCGCGATCCTTACCTCGGATCTATTAAAGATCACAACCGCTATGATTGAGGGCAAAGGTACTTTGGGTGTGCTATTGAATGATACGATCATGGCAGAAGGTTTAAAGCGATCCGTCAACAACCTCAGAGTTGCTAGTAGAGGGGCAACAAATGCAATTAACGGATTAAATACAATCATCTCTTCGATAAAAACAAATGACGGCACCGTTTTGGGCATGTTGATGAATGACACTATATCTGGCATAAAACTAAGAAACATTGTTGGTCATCTTGAAACCTCAAGTATTGAGATTGAAACTGTCTTGGCAAATATCAATACCGTTGTTGATGATTTCAGTTCTAGTGAAGGTGCCTATGGTTATATTCTAAAGGACACGTCTTTGGTCAATAATTTAAAGTCTGCAATCAAAAACATAAATGAGGGCACAGATAGGTTCAACCAGAACATGGAAGCCTTAAAGCACAATTTTTTAACGCGAGGCTATTTTAGAAAATTGGAACGGCAAGAAAAAAGAGAAATGAAAAAAGGCGAAAATCAGAAAATACACTAA
- a CDS encoding ABC transporter ATP-binding protein has product MTELHNIPDKEVVLEIKGLHKGFGDNHVLNGFNMQLYHGENLVVMGKSGSGKSVMIKCLVGLMEADSGSISVMHRDITKLDQGALDTLRADIGFLFQGSALYDSMTVRENLEFPLRRHTRKNDQTVDTEKLVVEALENVGLASAIDLMPAELSGGMKRRVALARTLILRPKVILYDEPTSGLDPITAKEIIILMQDIQKKYGTSSLIITHDVDCARVISDRMILLIDGIDYAVGTFAELSTLKDPKIKAFFKQEL; this is encoded by the coding sequence ATGACAGAGCTCCATAACATACCAGATAAAGAGGTTGTTCTTGAAATTAAAGGTTTGCATAAGGGCTTTGGAGATAACCATGTGCTTAATGGCTTCAATATGCAATTGTACCACGGTGAAAACTTAGTGGTCATGGGGAAGTCAGGTTCTGGAAAATCGGTGATGATCAAATGCCTGGTAGGGCTCATGGAAGCCGATAGCGGTTCTATTTCGGTAATGCACAGGGACATTACCAAACTGGATCAGGGTGCACTGGATACGCTACGAGCAGATATTGGCTTTTTATTTCAAGGCAGCGCACTATATGACTCCATGACTGTCCGAGAAAATTTGGAGTTTCCTTTACGGCGGCATACCAGAAAAAATGATCAAACCGTTGACACCGAAAAGTTGGTTGTTGAAGCTTTGGAAAATGTCGGTTTAGCGAGTGCCATCGATTTAATGCCGGCAGAACTATCTGGAGGGATGAAACGGCGAGTAGCTTTGGCAAGAACCCTTATTCTACGACCAAAAGTAATACTGTATGATGAGCCCACTAGTGGATTGGACCCCATAACGGCCAAGGAAATTATTATCCTGATGCAGGACATTCAAAAAAAATATGGCACCTCCTCACTCATCATCACCCATGATGTGGATTGTGCACGGGTTATTTCGGATAGGATGATATTGCTCATAGACGGCATCGATTACGCTGTCGGAACATTTGCCGAATTATCAACCTTAAAGGACCCCAAAATTAAAGCTTTTTTTAAACAAGAACTATGA
- a CDS encoding outer membrane beta-barrel protein: protein MKNPKIHLMCAIFLLMSSMVFTQNQWSAELRPALSFPSEDLGASKIRTGFGFEATVGYRFMEHLHAYLGWGYNNFPIEDSDADLDETGYTLGLQFIHPIGSSENLSYLLRAGAIYNHLEFEDSDGDLIDDSGHGLGWQIEAGLDYNIGNDWSFRPTVRYHSLTRDLEVTDDLSIDVDLNYVAFGLGIAKTF, encoded by the coding sequence ATGAAGAATCCAAAAATTCACTTAATGTGTGCAATATTCCTGCTTATGTCAAGTATGGTTTTTACACAAAACCAATGGTCGGCAGAATTAAGGCCAGCTCTTAGTTTTCCATCTGAAGATTTAGGAGCGTCAAAAATAAGAACTGGCTTTGGGTTTGAGGCCACTGTAGGTTACCGTTTTATGGAACATTTACATGCGTATCTTGGTTGGGGTTACAATAACTTTCCTATTGAAGATTCTGATGCCGACTTAGATGAAACAGGCTATACCTTAGGGTTACAGTTCATCCATCCTATTGGTTCTTCCGAAAATCTTTCCTACCTATTAAGAGCAGGTGCCATTTACAATCATTTAGAATTTGAGGATAGCGATGGAGATCTTATAGACGATTCCGGTCATGGTTTGGGTTGGCAGATTGAAGCTGGATTAGACTATAATATTGGTAATGATTGGAGCTTTCGTCCAACAGTTCGATATCATAGTCTCACTAGGGACTTAGAGGTTACGGACGATCTAAGCATTGATGTAGATCTTAATTATGTGGCTTTTGGGCTTGGGATTGCGAAGACGTTTTAA
- a CDS encoding alpha/beta hydrolase — MKNILGVFLILLVVSCNNKASHKNKGNQLIKRLEKAENSKNLNEIKLIFDENAIFYTTELMPIKNKSEIVSIYEFVFSRNDVENVEYKVDSTNYNGQFYFEYGKLTTKKVNSENIVQSFKAVFAKQNTIFKILEIAFGKEDELIRELPKMLDPTGEYKVGQRTFFYNKSQSGNERLLSFQIWYPTNSLSEEKEPFRTKQVISNASDFLGIPTFATSYFSEIESNTILNAPPVSNKTFPVLIYNHGYGGFTQVYQTVFEELVSHGYIIVSVGHENESALLIKDNGEVISNTTDNEFYSKREPELNSSEIGRWQSTILNSNDIKENAEAYRKMLQLTPLHNESTTLWASDTEVALEKIKAIHNNDEIIHSIFDFDRIGIFGHSLGGATAGQICSGNTDIRAGINLDGFQFGDLYHNKLKVPFMFVSSNQEGNQYLRALTFIENAVQDCYQITINGFSHDNFTDLKYITEGDKNAMELQRALVLSFFDKYIKEIPIELKALENKYESISISYSNLNIK, encoded by the coding sequence ATGAAAAATATCTTAGGAGTATTTTTAATTTTATTAGTAGTAAGTTGCAATAATAAAGCCTCTCATAAGAACAAAGGCAATCAACTCATCAAGAGATTGGAAAAAGCTGAAAATTCAAAAAATCTAAATGAAATAAAGTTGATTTTTGATGAGAACGCAATTTTTTATACAACTGAATTAATGCCAATAAAGAATAAAAGTGAGATTGTTTCTATATACGAGTTTGTATTTTCAAGAAATGATGTCGAAAATGTGGAATACAAAGTAGATTCAACTAATTATAATGGTCAGTTTTATTTTGAGTATGGTAAGCTTACAACAAAGAAAGTTAACTCAGAAAATATTGTGCAATCTTTCAAGGCTGTATTTGCAAAACAAAACACTATTTTTAAAATATTGGAAATTGCTTTTGGAAAAGAAGATGAATTAATAAGAGAGTTGCCGAAAATGCTTGACCCAACAGGTGAATATAAAGTTGGACAACGCACCTTTTTTTACAATAAGTCCCAATCAGGAAATGAAAGACTTCTTTCATTTCAAATTTGGTACCCAACGAACTCACTCTCTGAGGAAAAAGAACCATTTAGAACGAAACAAGTCATTTCAAATGCTTCTGATTTTTTAGGAATTCCAACTTTTGCCACCAGTTATTTCTCTGAAATAGAGAGTAATACTATTTTAAATGCTCCACCCGTTTCTAATAAAACATTTCCGGTTCTTATATATAATCATGGATACGGTGGTTTTACCCAAGTTTACCAAACTGTGTTTGAAGAACTTGTTAGTCATGGATATATTATTGTAAGTGTTGGACACGAAAACGAATCTGCTTTGCTTATAAAAGATAACGGAGAGGTTATTAGCAACACAACTGACAATGAATTTTATAGCAAAAGAGAACCAGAATTAAATAGTTCGGAAATTGGGAGGTGGCAATCCACAATATTAAATTCAAACGATATTAAAGAAAATGCAGAAGCCTATAGAAAAATGCTGCAACTTACTCCTTTACATAATGAAAGCACAACTTTATGGGCATCAGATACGGAAGTAGCACTTGAGAAGATAAAGGCAATACATAATAATGATGAAATTATCCACAGCATATTCGATTTTGATAGAATAGGAATATTTGGTCATTCTTTAGGTGGAGCAACTGCTGGGCAAATATGTTCCGGTAACACTGATATAAGGGCAGGAATAAATTTGGATGGATTTCAATTTGGAGATTTGTATCATAACAAACTCAAAGTTCCATTTATGTTTGTTTCAAGTAATCAAGAAGGAAATCAATATTTAAGAGCATTGACATTTATAGAAAACGCTGTACAAGATTGCTATCAAATCACCATCAATGGGTTCTCTCACGATAATTTTACAGACTTAAAATATATAACCGAAGGCGACAAAAATGCGATGGAATTACAAAGAGCCTTGGTATTATCATTTTTTGATAAGTATATCAAAGAGATTCCAATAGAACTCAAAGCGCTTGAAAATAAATACGAAAGCATATCAATAAGTTATTCAAATCTAAATATTAAATAA
- a CDS encoding YgaP family membrane protein yields MKNRIVRSIAGTFILISLLLAIYVNINWLWFTAFVGTNLLQSGISKWCLMDTILEKVFKVKD; encoded by the coding sequence ATGAAAAATAGAATCGTAAGAAGCATTGCAGGAACATTTATATTAATAAGCTTGTTATTAGCCATTTATGTAAACATAAATTGGCTCTGGTTCACGGCTTTTGTAGGTACCAATTTATTGCAATCCGGCATTTCAAAATGGTGTTTAATGGACACTATTTTAGAAAAAGTATTCAAAGTAAAAGATTAG